The Nitrospira sp. KM1 genome includes a window with the following:
- a CDS encoding DUF4105 domain-containing protein codes for MNILVLIALLMLLAIGSVRAEEISGTSYADELIHAAKLNRLAESREWHLLLHYRRNWFGGFTSEQDDPGFFMSPEGKTNPDAELEATIRQLFLSEDVGRSRQPAQCAFVARYRWLKTTLAIDDERLKPMTCPRFERWLTEFHAESISLIFPSAFMNNPASMFGHTFLRVDQKGQTEQTRILAYTINYAADVASDAGLEYAILGIFGGYNGYFSTIPYYLKVQEYRDIENRDIWEYRLNLTEQQVTRLLMHAWELGNASFDYFFFKENCSYQLLGLLEYADPSLHLTDQFLFWTVPADTVRLIADQPGLIGHVAYRPSRSNVIRRKRESLTASERALAQRLAVDEAALTLPAFIELAKPKQAFLLDLASDYLRYRIDTADPSPQDLRDRNKSVLTARSQLRIPSPEFPVKPFADQPELGHNTSRASLGGGWRNDDTFEELSVRAGYHDLLDPEPGYTPNAQIELASFTVRHYNRADQTRLERFTLANVLSLSPVDSVFHVPSWKINLGMQTIKHNTCQLCSNAVASGGVGGALESHWFRKEVWFAFAEAEANYSRAYEERHRVGGGASIGNLVDLSEQWRFMVSGTYLKYALGEHSDDIRWFVGSRYTLARNWALRLEYNHRDRDNDVLFSVQAFF; via the coding sequence GTGAACATCCTCGTTCTCATTGCGCTGCTGATGCTTCTCGCTATAGGGTCCGTCCGGGCCGAAGAGATCTCCGGGACTTCGTATGCTGACGAACTGATTCACGCCGCGAAGCTCAATCGGCTGGCCGAATCTCGCGAATGGCATCTGTTGCTTCACTATCGGAGGAACTGGTTCGGCGGGTTTACGAGTGAACAGGACGACCCCGGATTTTTCATGTCTCCGGAGGGGAAAACGAATCCGGACGCCGAACTCGAAGCGACGATCAGACAGTTGTTCTTATCCGAGGATGTCGGACGGTCTCGACAACCTGCGCAGTGCGCCTTCGTCGCGCGGTATCGATGGCTCAAGACCACCCTGGCCATCGATGACGAACGTCTCAAGCCGATGACCTGCCCACGGTTTGAACGCTGGCTGACGGAATTCCATGCGGAATCCATTTCGCTCATTTTCCCGTCCGCGTTTATGAACAATCCGGCCTCGATGTTCGGGCACACGTTTCTTCGCGTTGATCAAAAGGGCCAGACCGAGCAGACAAGAATTCTTGCCTACACCATCAATTATGCGGCGGACGTCGCGTCCGACGCCGGCCTCGAGTACGCGATACTCGGCATCTTCGGCGGATACAACGGCTACTTTTCCACCATTCCCTATTATCTAAAGGTCCAGGAATATCGCGACATCGAGAATCGGGATATCTGGGAATATCGCCTGAACCTGACGGAGCAACAGGTCACCCGGTTACTCATGCACGCATGGGAGCTTGGTAATGCGTCATTCGACTATTTCTTTTTCAAAGAGAATTGTTCGTACCAGCTGCTAGGATTGTTGGAATACGCTGATCCGTCCCTGCATCTGACGGACCAATTCCTCTTCTGGACCGTTCCCGCCGATACCGTTCGTCTCATCGCGGACCAGCCGGGCTTGATTGGTCACGTGGCCTACCGGCCGTCCCGCAGCAATGTCATCCGCCGGAAGCGAGAATCACTGACGGCAAGCGAGCGGGCGCTCGCTCAGCGTCTCGCCGTGGACGAGGCGGCATTGACGCTTCCGGCCTTTATCGAACTAGCCAAACCCAAGCAGGCGTTTCTGCTGGACCTCGCATCCGATTATCTTCGATATCGAATTGATACGGCCGATCCCTCCCCCCAGGACCTTAGAGACAGGAACAAATCGGTCTTAACAGCACGGAGCCAGCTCCGCATCCCATCACCGGAGTTTCCAGTGAAGCCGTTCGCCGACCAGCCTGAGTTGGGACACAACACCTCACGTGCCAGTCTTGGCGGAGGATGGCGCAACGACGATACCTTCGAAGAGTTGTCCGTACGGGCGGGGTATCACGATCTTCTGGATCCGGAACCCGGATATACCCCCAACGCGCAGATCGAGCTCGCCTCCTTCACAGTGCGGCATTACAACCGTGCGGACCAAACCAGACTCGAACGCTTCACGCTGGCCAATGTCCTGTCGCTGTCTCCGGTCGACTCGGTATTTCACGTCCCGTCCTGGAAGATCAATCTTGGTATGCAGACGATCAAACACAATACGTGTCAACTTTGCAGCAACGCCGTGGCGAGCGGGGGAGTCGGTGGCGCGCTCGAATCGCACTGGTTCCGGAAGGAGGTGTGGTTTGCGTTTGCCGAAGCCGAAGCCAATTACAGCCGTGCATACGAAGAACGCCATCGGGTGGGAGGCGGTGCGAGCATCGGAAATCTGGTGGACCTGTCGGAGCAGTGGAGATTCATGGTATCAGGCACCTATCTCAAGTATGCGTTAGGAGAACATTCGGACGACATTCGATGGTTCGTCGGGTCTCGATATACCTTGGCCCGCAATTGGGCGCTCAGGCTGGAGTACAACCATCGTGATCGCGACAACGATGTGCTGTTCTCGGTGCAGGCTTTTTTTTGA
- a CDS encoding DUF3015 domain-containing protein has protein sequence MRRKLLILSAAALLIGAQAGVVFAANPDTGPGCGLGKLAFADFKHQKNIAPQVLMATTNGTFGSGTFGISSGTSGCTNDGQVWADSQTTMFALLNFENLTQEMAQGGGEHLASLATLMDVPAEQHPAFFAMAQERYLYLVQAGETSSSALVKSLNDAIAKSPVLAQASLR, from the coding sequence ATGAGGCGCAAATTGCTCATATTGTCGGCGGCAGCGCTCTTGATCGGGGCGCAGGCGGGCGTTGTGTTTGCGGCCAACCCGGACACAGGACCCGGCTGTGGGCTCGGCAAGCTGGCGTTCGCGGATTTCAAACACCAAAAAAATATTGCACCGCAGGTCCTCATGGCAACGACGAACGGGACGTTCGGCAGCGGGACCTTCGGCATCAGCTCCGGTACGTCCGGGTGCACAAACGACGGTCAAGTGTGGGCCGACAGTCAAACGACGATGTTTGCGTTGCTCAATTTCGAAAATCTCACCCAAGAAATGGCGCAAGGTGGTGGAGAACACCTCGCGTCACTTGCGACCCTGATGGACGTTCCGGCTGAACAGCATCCTGCTTTCTTTGCCATGGCTCAGGAGCGATATCTGTATCTGGTTCAAGCAGGAGAAACTTCTTCATCGGCACTCGTCAAATCATTGAATGACGCCATAGCGAAGAGTCCCGTTCTTGCTCAAGCCTCTCTCCGCTAG
- a CDS encoding metallophosphoesterase produces MPYRIGLIADTHGFFDPSVRRHFNGVDRIIHAGDIGDPAVIEQLQEIAPVVMVSGNVDGYRKSGIAMEAILRVGRKRIAVRHVVYESGTLTRDGLDFLTRTGPDICIFGHTHRPTIHRLEGTLMINPGSAGPKRFSLPRKIGILTIDGTRARYRSIRLPERPSRNRAKAKRLP; encoded by the coding sequence ATGCCCTACCGCATCGGACTCATTGCCGATACGCACGGATTCTTCGATCCCTCAGTCCGGCGACATTTCAATGGAGTAGACCGGATCATCCATGCCGGCGACATCGGTGATCCGGCTGTCATCGAACAGCTGCAAGAGATCGCGCCGGTTGTGATGGTTTCCGGCAATGTGGACGGATATCGGAAGAGCGGCATTGCGATGGAAGCGATTCTGCGCGTCGGGAGAAAGCGAATCGCTGTTCGCCATGTCGTCTATGAAAGTGGAACGCTGACAAGAGATGGGCTGGATTTTCTGACCCGCACCGGACCTGACATCTGTATATTTGGCCACACACACCGGCCGACTATCCATCGTCTTGAAGGGACATTGATGATCAATCCGGGGTCGGCCGGACCCAAACGATTTTCGCTTCCTCGAAAGATCGGCATTCTTACCATAGATGGAACAAGGGCAAGATATCGATCGATCCGGCTTCCAGAGCGTCCGTCCAGAAATCGGGCCAAAGCGAAAAGATTGCCCTAG
- a CDS encoding M48 family metallopeptidase, whose translation MFTSSVQPWTTTVPFSELSVSAGGLHHDQLVVKWVEAGEDRQVFLRDPILITAFRQSAPSDLTRELELTATAVRNMRKRQRMIWAVTAGIIGAIALLLWFGSDLLVEAAVDRIPVDWEHKLGDTAYRDFLAQHTVVKDGHAVAAVTEIAKRLTEQIPHSPYKFEVTVVKSDVVNAFALPGGYIVVFTGLLSKAESGEEVAGVLGHEINHVLLRHGLNRIVKQLGVVAATIVMGDQQGLAGLMKQLGVELFTLKFGRAQETEADVAGLRLLHRARIDPNGMIRFFERLAEQEKGRVEILSTHPMSDGRAARLKAETAALPRQASDPFSFDWKAVQASP comes from the coding sequence ATGTTCACCTCATCGGTTCAGCCCTGGACGACAACCGTGCCGTTTTCGGAACTCTCGGTATCCGCCGGGGGATTGCACCACGATCAGCTGGTTGTTAAATGGGTGGAGGCGGGGGAGGACCGGCAGGTATTTCTTCGCGATCCCATCCTCATCACCGCGTTCCGACAATCTGCACCTTCGGACCTGACCAGAGAACTCGAGCTGACTGCAACGGCGGTCCGGAACATGCGGAAGCGACAGCGCATGATATGGGCCGTCACGGCTGGAATTATCGGAGCGATTGCCTTGCTTCTCTGGTTCGGATCCGATCTGCTCGTGGAAGCGGCCGTCGACCGGATACCGGTCGACTGGGAGCACAAGCTCGGGGACACAGCCTATCGCGACTTTCTGGCCCAACACACCGTTGTCAAAGACGGACATGCCGTGGCGGCCGTCACGGAGATTGCCAAACGTCTCACAGAACAGATTCCCCACAGTCCCTACAAATTCGAAGTCACGGTGGTCAAAAGCGATGTCGTGAACGCCTTTGCCCTTCCCGGCGGATACATCGTGGTATTTACCGGCCTCCTGTCCAAAGCTGAAAGCGGTGAGGAGGTCGCGGGAGTTCTCGGCCATGAAATCAATCACGTGTTGCTTCGACACGGGCTGAATCGCATCGTCAAACAACTCGGTGTGGTTGCGGCCACGATTGTCATGGGAGATCAACAGGGCCTGGCCGGGCTGATGAAACAGCTCGGGGTCGAACTGTTTACGCTCAAATTCGGTCGCGCCCAGGAAACCGAAGCCGATGTCGCAGGCCTTCGGTTGCTGCATCGGGCTCGGATCGATCCGAACGGTATGATTCGGTTTTTCGAACGTCTCGCGGAACAGGAAAAGGGACGTGTTGAAATTCTTTCGACCCATCCGATGAGCGACGGCAGAGCCGCCCGGTTGAAGGCTGAAACGGCCGCGCTTCCCCGGCAGGCATCTGACCCGTTCTCGTTTGACTGGAAAGCCGTGCAGGCATCGCCATAG
- a CDS encoding TIGR00266 family protein, translating to MKSEILYPGAFPMVRVDLAAGENIKAESGAMVASSPTIDIESKMEGGFLGALSRKLLTGEKFFFQTLKANRGPGEVLLAPTVPGEIVVLELDGLNEYMVQKDGFLAGAESIKIESQMQSLSRGLLGGEGFFILKISGKGALILNSFGAIHKIELRPDQEYIVDNSHLVAWSSTTSYHIERATSGWVASFTSGEGFVCRFRGPGVVFIQSRNPGSFGAWIRQFLPVSE from the coding sequence ATGAAAAGTGAAATCCTCTATCCCGGCGCATTTCCGATGGTGCGGGTCGATCTTGCAGCCGGAGAAAATATCAAGGCCGAGTCGGGCGCGATGGTCGCGTCGTCACCCACGATTGATATCGAAAGCAAGATGGAAGGCGGGTTTTTGGGAGCATTGTCGCGAAAGCTGCTGACGGGAGAAAAGTTTTTCTTTCAAACGTTGAAGGCGAATCGCGGGCCTGGAGAAGTGCTCCTGGCGCCGACCGTTCCCGGAGAGATTGTCGTGTTGGAACTCGATGGACTCAACGAATATATGGTCCAGAAAGATGGATTTCTTGCAGGAGCCGAGTCGATCAAAATCGAGAGCCAGATGCAAAGCCTCAGCCGCGGTCTATTAGGCGGTGAAGGGTTTTTCATTTTGAAAATCAGCGGCAAGGGTGCACTGATCTTGAACAGCTTCGGCGCGATTCACAAGATCGAACTCCGGCCGGACCAGGAGTACATCGTCGACAACAGTCATCTGGTCGCCTGGTCATCGACGACGTCCTATCACATCGAACGTGCTACCTCAGGCTGGGTTGCCAGCTTTACCTCCGGTGAGGGTTTTGTCTGCCGGTTCCGTGGACCAGGAGTCGTCTTCATTCAGAGTCGAAACCCGGGAAGCTTCGGTGCTTGGATAAGACAATTTCTGCCTGTATCGGAATAG
- a CDS encoding amidohydrolase family protein, with product MQHDDFKGRSPRFRRGHVSVGPIPTRHVSNEEFVPLPQTKEQETVEHLIEAMSLRASTRAGMTRRSFLKTSGGMAAALIAMNTVFGRFFNVLNEELYESDAFAAQQGSSRFIFDVQTHYVSSRFGQTDPDKGRKGAVTREALIGLRRRARETGLNPLLRNDRDTIDDLSWQNFVKEIFLDSETSIGLISTPPGPYPQEAVVPPKEMAHIRDEINRLAGSQRMLAHGLVTPQLGKADLEFMAMQAETLKVDAWKGYTGSCPKGFDRGWWMDDEKLAYPMLEQAKKLNVTKVCIHKGLPLGPVEDYNHPKDLIKAAKDFPDIDFLVYHSGFKGAGSIEQVWTTTGEIPWTTEFCKMKRAHPEIRNIYMELGSTFAQLVTVHPLVCAHLLGQIIDSFGTDHVLWGTDSIWSGTPQWQIEAFRRFTMPDHVIEKHGYQPLTDEVKAKVFGLNAARVFGIDVSAVRQAVPQDYVGRMRMSYLQEGPEPSHRLYGWVSP from the coding sequence ATGCAGCACGATGATTTCAAAGGTCGGTCCCCTCGCTTCCGGCGAGGGCACGTATCGGTAGGGCCGATTCCCACACGCCACGTGTCCAACGAGGAATTCGTTCCGCTTCCTCAAACGAAGGAACAAGAAACCGTCGAGCATCTCATCGAGGCGATGAGTCTTCGCGCCTCGACACGTGCGGGCATGACCCGTCGGAGTTTCTTGAAGACCTCCGGTGGAATGGCGGCCGCGCTGATCGCCATGAATACGGTATTCGGTCGGTTCTTCAACGTGCTCAATGAAGAACTCTACGAATCGGATGCATTTGCCGCCCAACAAGGCTCCTCTCGATTCATCTTCGATGTCCAGACGCATTACGTCAGTTCCAGATTCGGACAAACCGATCCGGATAAGGGGAGGAAGGGTGCTGTCACCAGAGAGGCCTTGATCGGCTTGCGACGGCGCGCGCGTGAAACGGGCTTAAATCCTCTCTTGCGCAACGATCGCGATACCATCGACGATCTATCCTGGCAGAACTTCGTGAAGGAAATTTTTCTGGACAGCGAGACGTCGATCGGCTTGATCAGTACGCCGCCTGGTCCCTATCCGCAGGAAGCCGTGGTTCCTCCGAAAGAGATGGCCCATATCCGTGACGAGATCAATCGATTGGCTGGATCGCAACGGATGCTGGCTCACGGATTGGTGACGCCGCAATTGGGGAAGGCCGATTTGGAATTCATGGCCATGCAGGCCGAGACGCTCAAGGTCGACGCCTGGAAGGGCTATACCGGTTCCTGTCCCAAAGGGTTTGACCGCGGGTGGTGGATGGACGACGAGAAGTTGGCGTATCCGATGTTGGAGCAGGCGAAGAAACTCAACGTTACGAAAGTGTGTATTCACAAGGGTCTTCCACTCGGTCCCGTCGAGGACTATAACCACCCCAAGGATCTCATCAAAGCGGCCAAGGACTTCCCCGATATCGATTTCCTGGTCTACCATTCGGGATTCAAGGGCGCAGGTTCAATTGAGCAGGTATGGACGACCACGGGAGAGATCCCATGGACGACTGAATTCTGCAAGATGAAGCGTGCGCATCCGGAGATCCGGAATATCTATATGGAACTGGGATCGACGTTCGCGCAATTGGTGACTGTTCATCCATTGGTGTGTGCACATCTCCTCGGACAGATCATCGATTCGTTTGGCACCGACCATGTGCTCTGGGGAACGGATTCGATTTGGTCCGGAACCCCGCAGTGGCAAATTGAGGCATTCAGGCGATTCACGATGCCGGATCACGTCATTGAGAAGCACGGATACCAGCCGCTGACGGACGAGGTGAAGGCTAAGGTGTTCGGGCTGAATGCGGCGCGAGTCTTCGGCATTGACGTTTCGGCTGTGCGCCAAGCCGTTCCCCAGGACTATGTTGGTCGTATGCGGATGAGCTATCTCCAAGAGGGACCGGAACCCAGTCACCGATTGTACGGATGGGTTTCCCCGTGA
- a CDS encoding lipopolysaccharide assembly protein LapB, whose product MRTDKKTSHKQEKKGSSRGHKQGVVGYSRKSALLEEAITHMNNGKYGRSSAALKELLSLDPQNTEARRLFATLHLRLGSLVTAREAFESLANEAIGRQDYWLAESLLREYLAAGPRCIPFLEQLAHVYQEKGDEMAAVTELGKAIEILLEDPDPDNPQKSAQLYKKVRALAPASPVAFQFSSSFDVQTGEFRVARPHDGEEQAVSPPSDPTPAAEPPAELMPWERPDEELSSEPRSPSKLFSSQEPELTPHPLPVSDDLSLPDSPLPSLHSADSVESSLKDSPEATSASSHEALSSLDCTQPLEIQAPEQESVPAEPLLSVRAAEEPEHEIALHESTASTATEPESILARMPWEHVADAALQIVEREMPVESVTDQPGAETFGLEVPETTSVGVEAAAVLSQPEPGLLPSPPDVPLSEPTAPTAPDASRAAQPPVASPVHPSSFSWTAIFDTAWKIAIGTETPAPVVTDNEKGQSSDSQGESTQLEANTGSVSAEIEQTIQTFPSSLQDIPDITPNTNGQYVDPQPGDVVSTETSVPTSNENAVQDVGHESFRIAEPQTKEERAVIQEPVIQNSTAIGEHSEFSYVSYPPADTLSPVSPVPPVAEQIVSVPPEDRDFIEEKVNDQPADVQISRDSQPVEEDQGETIAPVAEAVPAPNISSSDIPALRTDIGASLQPSPDTTFEATSTNSLSPWNTGEVSVQLHRPSAKKNKWDKEQPPIDETPAATPSELGHHDESVSDEPLIADELLSEPPIDTRPEWAQAVDAIQLRQSEAVNPSSLEAVSPEAKDDHVALPSSRVASAVDVLFNQTARMDDGPTHDRMTYAKPRSRTAIRLARLRIALQSLVVSCFSTTRAFVLLCVSIVTLCLFMAALGIGTIALVWIAMEESPSPRYQSMTASPQRVVTDQAKNGYLLLLGLDSPPGQDPIQAGYERKPTEQDSSLALSCLHEADIAGTPNGGSAPANAVNAWFRSADPLARLKGQAETIKPLVSKESSVLSRYQQWLGMPFDDWGYGTLASPDCSRVLLIHRLFVLEGFNQDGAAGIGRLEKDMEAWRGALSQSRTLMVKMMAAAAIHDDTALVSSLLTRPDLDGPSLARLSKLVRPLDQAELSVKWPMQSHLIWAMRNVSGELKKDRGEERLLYGTLAAALPLPVQRRANAYAEYYDAANKAVAEGRYVSLPKSSAFVRNPASGVMDYLSNPVELLAGLEPVPSWDPYVGKMVETDAQLRLASLQAWVRRGPQDADFLARLAKAGQAYYDPFTGLPMLVNQQKRLLYSVGRDGKDQEGDPRYDVAVSIPSMVDRAESKRTSK is encoded by the coding sequence GTGCGGACTGACAAAAAAACATCACATAAGCAGGAGAAAAAAGGGTCCTCCCGGGGACACAAGCAGGGCGTCGTCGGATACAGCCGCAAGAGTGCTCTTCTCGAAGAAGCCATCACCCACATGAATAACGGTAAGTATGGACGGTCTTCGGCCGCGTTAAAAGAACTCCTGTCTCTTGATCCACAGAATACTGAAGCCCGTCGTCTATTCGCCACCTTGCATCTTCGTCTGGGAAGCCTCGTAACGGCCAGGGAGGCCTTCGAATCGTTAGCCAACGAGGCGATAGGACGGCAAGACTATTGGCTTGCAGAGTCGCTTCTAAGGGAATATCTGGCGGCCGGACCACGATGCATACCCTTTCTCGAACAACTGGCCCATGTGTATCAGGAAAAAGGCGATGAGATGGCGGCGGTTACCGAACTGGGCAAAGCCATAGAAATCCTGTTGGAAGATCCGGACCCCGACAATCCTCAAAAGTCCGCTCAGCTGTATAAAAAAGTCAGAGCGCTGGCACCGGCAAGTCCGGTTGCCTTTCAATTTTCATCGTCATTTGACGTGCAGACAGGTGAATTTCGCGTTGCCCGTCCACATGATGGTGAAGAGCAGGCCGTAAGTCCCCCATCAGATCCCACACCAGCCGCCGAACCTCCGGCTGAACTGATGCCTTGGGAACGGCCGGATGAGGAGCTTTCGTCAGAGCCCCGCTCACCCTCTAAACTCTTCTCGTCTCAAGAGCCGGAACTGACGCCCCACCCTCTCCCTGTGTCGGATGACCTTTCTCTCCCGGACAGTCCATTGCCGAGCCTGCACTCCGCTGATTCAGTCGAGTCATCGCTTAAAGACTCGCCGGAGGCAACCAGCGCCTCTTCCCACGAGGCTCTTTCATCGCTCGATTGTACTCAACCGCTCGAAATCCAGGCACCCGAGCAGGAGTCCGTTCCCGCGGAACCGCTCTTATCTGTCCGCGCGGCAGAAGAGCCCGAACACGAGATCGCCTTGCATGAGTCGACCGCGTCAACGGCTACAGAGCCCGAATCCATTCTGGCTCGGATGCCATGGGAACACGTCGCCGACGCCGCCCTTCAGATTGTCGAAAGAGAAATGCCGGTCGAATCTGTCACCGATCAGCCGGGGGCGGAGACGTTCGGTTTAGAGGTTCCTGAGACGACGTCAGTTGGAGTCGAGGCCGCGGCTGTCCTCTCACAGCCTGAGCCAGGTCTCCTGCCGAGCCCTCCTGATGTGCCCCTCTCGGAGCCGACCGCACCGACCGCTCCTGATGCCTCTAGAGCAGCCCAGCCACCCGTTGCCTCACCGGTTCATCCTTCCTCATTTTCATGGACCGCCATTTTCGATACCGCCTGGAAGATCGCCATCGGGACCGAAACTCCCGCACCGGTGGTTACTGACAACGAAAAGGGGCAGTCAAGTGACTCTCAAGGCGAGTCCACCCAACTCGAAGCAAATACCGGAAGTGTATCGGCGGAGATCGAGCAAACTATTCAGACTTTTCCATCAAGCCTGCAAGACATTCCGGACATCACTCCGAACACTAATGGCCAATACGTTGATCCTCAACCGGGAGACGTGGTTTCAACCGAGACAAGCGTTCCCACTTCCAACGAGAACGCGGTGCAAGATGTCGGACATGAGTCGTTTCGTATCGCCGAACCGCAGACCAAAGAAGAAAGGGCGGTCATCCAAGAGCCCGTCATCCAGAATTCCACTGCCATAGGCGAGCACAGCGAGTTTTCGTACGTTTCCTATCCTCCTGCCGATACATTATCTCCCGTATCTCCCGTCCCGCCAGTGGCGGAACAGATTGTCTCTGTTCCACCTGAAGACCGTGACTTCATTGAAGAGAAAGTCAACGATCAACCGGCTGACGTTCAGATTTCCCGCGACAGTCAGCCGGTAGAGGAGGATCAAGGCGAGACCATCGCACCGGTTGCCGAGGCCGTACCGGCTCCGAATATTTCTTCATCAGACATCCCAGCCCTGCGCACCGACATCGGTGCATCGCTCCAACCTTCTCCGGATACAACCTTCGAAGCGACGTCGACAAATAGTCTGTCGCCGTGGAATACGGGAGAGGTGTCGGTTCAGTTACACCGGCCTTCGGCCAAAAAGAACAAATGGGACAAGGAACAGCCGCCCATTGATGAAACGCCCGCCGCCACACCATCCGAATTAGGTCACCACGACGAATCGGTTTCTGACGAACCATTGATTGCCGATGAACTCCTTTCCGAACCTCCAATCGATACCAGGCCTGAGTGGGCTCAGGCTGTTGATGCTATTCAGCTCAGGCAGTCCGAGGCAGTCAACCCGTCGTCTCTAGAAGCAGTCTCTCCGGAAGCGAAAGACGATCATGTAGCCCTTCCCTCATCACGAGTCGCCTCTGCGGTCGATGTCTTGTTCAACCAGACGGCACGCATGGACGATGGGCCGACACATGATCGAATGACGTACGCCAAGCCGAGGTCTAGAACAGCCATACGTCTTGCCAGGCTTCGGATTGCATTGCAGTCGCTGGTCGTATCCTGTTTCTCCACGACTCGAGCGTTCGTCCTCCTCTGCGTCAGCATCGTCACGCTCTGCCTATTCATGGCCGCCCTCGGGATCGGAACGATCGCGCTCGTTTGGATTGCAATGGAGGAATCGCCTTCACCTCGATACCAGTCCATGACGGCCTCTCCACAACGTGTTGTCACCGATCAGGCAAAAAACGGGTATCTGTTGCTTCTCGGGCTGGATTCACCGCCGGGACAGGATCCGATTCAGGCCGGGTACGAACGCAAGCCTACGGAGCAGGATAGTTCGCTGGCGCTGTCCTGTCTCCATGAGGCCGACATCGCAGGGACGCCGAATGGAGGTAGTGCTCCGGCGAATGCCGTCAATGCATGGTTCAGGAGTGCGGATCCTTTGGCCCGGCTCAAAGGACAAGCCGAGACAATCAAACCGCTCGTCTCAAAGGAATCATCTGTTCTGTCCCGATATCAGCAATGGCTCGGCATGCCATTCGATGATTGGGGTTACGGAACTCTTGCCAGCCCGGATTGCAGCCGCGTTCTTCTGATTCACAGATTGTTTGTTCTGGAAGGATTCAATCAAGACGGCGCGGCTGGCATTGGACGGCTGGAAAAAGATATGGAGGCGTGGCGGGGGGCTCTGAGTCAATCAAGGACCCTCATGGTGAAAATGATGGCGGCCGCCGCTATTCATGACGATACCGCTCTGGTGTCTAGTCTGTTGACGCGTCCCGACCTCGATGGTCCCTCGCTGGCTCGGCTTTCGAAGCTTGTTCGACCACTCGATCAAGCCGAGCTGTCTGTCAAATGGCCGATGCAAAGCCATCTCATATGGGCGATGCGAAACGTTTCGGGAGAACTGAAGAAGGACCGCGGAGAAGAGCGCCTTCTGTATGGAACCCTTGCTGCGGCCTTGCCGCTTCCCGTTCAGCGTCGAGCAAACGCCTATGCCGAATATTACGATGCAGCAAACAAGGCCGTGGCGGAAGGTCGATATGTAAGCCTGCCGAAATCCTCCGCCTTCGTCCGGAATCCCGCGAGCGGCGTCATGGACTATCTGAGCAATCCCGTTGAACTGCTAGCCGGACTCGAGCCGGTTCCGTCATGGGATCCGTATGTCGGGAAAATGGTAGAAACCGATGCACAACTGCGGCTGGCCAGCCTTCAGGCTTGGGTGCGTCGCGGTCCACAGGACGCAGATTTTCTCGCCCGTCTCGCGAAGGCTGGTCAGGCGTACTATGATCCATTTACAGGCCTACCAATGTTGGTGAATCAACAGAAGCGGCTCCTCTACAGCGTGGGTCGTGATGGCAAAGATCAGGAGGGTGATCCTCGATACGATGTTGCGGTATCGATCCCGTCAATGGTGGATCGCGCGGAAAGCAAGCGCACTTCCAAGTAG